The Candidatus Glassbacteria bacterium sequence CGAAACCCGGCAATACTCTCGCCGCCGACAAGCCGGTCCGGCTTGGATTTGTCGGGGTCGGCGACAGGGGTTCCTGGCACCTCGATTGCGCACTCGGGATCGAGGGCGTGGAGGTCCCGGCCATCTGCGACATCAAGGACCACTACCTCCACCGCGCCAGGCGCTGGATCGAGGAATCGGGCCGGCCCGCGCCGCGGCTCTACGGCAAGACCAAGACCGACTGGCAACGGCTGTGCGAGGAAGAAGACCTGGACTGCGTGATCTGCTGCACCTCCTGGGAATGGCACCAGCCGGTCTGCGTGGGCGCCCAGAAAAACGGCAAGCACGCGGTCAGCGAAGTGCCGATCGTACAGAGAGTGGACGAGGCCTGGGAGCTGGTGGAGACCTGGGAGAGCACGGGCAAGTGGGCCACGATCGGGCTGGAGGGTTTCTCCTCGCTGGCCGTGCTGAACATGGTGCAGAAAGGCATGTTCGGAGATATCATCCATGCCGAGGCCGGCTACGTCCATGACCTGCGGCTGGTGAAATTCGACCCGGAGCGCGAACCCTGGCGGCTCCAGCACTCGATCGAGCGCAACGGCAACCTTTATCCCGACCACCCGATGAACCGGATCATGCCCTGCCTGGGTATCAACCACGGCGACCGGTTTGAATACCTGGTGTCGATGAGTTCCGGGTCGCAGATGCTCAATGAATACGCCGCCCAGTACTATGGCGAGGACCATCCCCTGGCCACCCGGAAAATGGCCCAGGGCGACTATAACTGCACCCTGCTGCGTACGGTCGGCGGCAAAATGGTGACCCTCAATTTCGACACTAACACTCCCCACCCCCGCGGCTTCTTCCGCCTCCAGGGCTCGAAAGGCGTGTTTATCGCCGGGGCCGGAATCGGTGATGTCGGCCGCGGGGCGCTGATCTATCTCGATGGGGTCTCGCCCGAGGCGCACAGCTGGGAAAAGGCCGACAAGTACATGGAAGAGCACGCACACCCGGTGGTGAAAAACTATCACCCGCCGGAGCGGAGCCAGGCCGTACGCGGCCACGGAGGCAATGTGCGGCGGACACCGATCACCTGGCACCGCCTGGTGCGGGCGCTGCGCGAAGACCGGATGCCCGATTGGGACGTGTACGATTCAGTCACCAGCAGCGCGATCTCGCCATTGACCGAGATATCCGTGGCCGGGCGCAGCTCACAGGTGGAGTTCCCCGATTTCACCAGAGGCAAATGGGAAACCGCCGGTCCCTGGGAATTCAGTTGACCTTCCGGGAAATTATTAGAAGCTGTTTCATAACTGGAGTTTTATTTCAAACTTTCGCCCATTGGCAGGTAATCCCAAAAACACAACCCCCTGTTTCCCCCTTTTCTAAGGGGGACTAAAACCGGATAACCTCAGCCACCGTGCAAAAAAGCCTGAGACCGGACAGGCACCCCTCTCGAGAGGGGTGCCTGCACAAGCAGGCGGGGTGTGTATTCCCCTTAACAAAGGGGGTGCCTGCGAAGCAAGCGGGGGTTGTCCCGTTTTAAGATTATGAAACAACTTATAGCAAAAACGAACGCGGCCATGACCCGTAACGAGTCATGGCCGCATTTTTATGTTTATCCCGATCATGGACACAGTCTTCACAGGATTATCAACAATCAACCGAATACGCCGGTTCCCATCATTAAAACACCAATAATCACGAATGCAACCACGATCACTAATGTGATATCTTCGCGCTTCATCGCCCCTTATACTCCCCTCTGCTCTGGTGTCCGGTTAAATTTCCTTGACGACAGTCATTTGTTCACTGGTAGCCCGCTCTATCTGCCCGTCGGTGACTGTGGCCATCTCGGCCTTGAAACACAGCGCCCACATCATCACGATACCCAGTACGAACCAGGTGATCTGCCACGACCACAGCGCCGGGAAACCGGCGAACGAAAAAGCGTCGTTGCCAACTATGCAGGCCGGCCCGATAGCGAACATGAACCACAGCGGCACTACCACTTTCATCGCCTTGCGCCACTTGCGTCCCGTGGGACTCGGCCTGTCCAGATTGTCCAGCCACTTTCTGACTTCCCGCTGGCGCTCTTTGGTTTCCCGGTCGTCCCTGATCCCCACCCCGCGGCACAGGTATGCAACCAGCAGGCCGATACCGGTGCCCCAGGCGGCGGAATGAATCGTGAGCGGGTACTTGAAGACTCCGTAGGTCAGGAACACCGCGATCATACCGGCCAGCACACCCAGGGTCGTGCCGATCGCCGGCCATCTGAAACCCCACAGACTGCCCATCAGGGGGACATACATCACGAAGCCGAACGCCGTGGCCAGCCCGCCCAGCATCACGATCGCCGCAGTGGAGGTCATCCCGATCGCAAGCGCCGCCACAGTCAGCAGGGTGGTGAAAAGCCGGTTCATCCAGATCTGCTCGGAGTGGCTGCCCTGTTGCTTTCGTACATAGCGCCACCAGAAATCCCGCAGGAGAATCGACCCGCCGGTTCCGATATACGGCGCTGCGGTGGAGTGCATGGATGCTATCGCCCCGATAAAGACCAAGCCCAGCATGACCGGCGGCAGAAAATTTTTCATCAGCAGGGGCACCACGTCCTTATCGGTAGCAAGGCCCACAAAGTCCGGGTGACCGGAGTTCTGCAGCAGGATCGCTCCCAGGCCCTGGAAGGCGGTGAAGAAAAACAGGGCGCAGCCCACGACGAAAGTGGACATGAATACCTGCTGCCAGGCGAACGGCCTAGGGTCCTTGTTGGCGAACTGCCACATCGTGAACGCGGGCGAGGCCTGGATACCCATCAGGGAGAACATGTAGGTCAGGATCATCAACGCGGTCCAGTTGGTTTCTCCCACGGTGAAATCCATAATCGAGGGTACTTCCAGGTACTTCCGTTCAAGCTTACAGATTTCCGCCGCGAACTCGGTCCAGCCGCCGAAATAGGCCAGGACGTAAACGCCAAGGATTACGATGCCGCCCACCAGCAGGATAAACTGGACTACGCCCACCCAGGTGCTGGCCCGCAGTCCGCCGGTGACCACGTAGAACCAGACCACGAACGCCAGGAAAATCGCACCGTAGGACTCCGGGAAACCGGTTACCCAGTGAAACAGCGCCCCGGCCGCCATCAACTGGATAGCCGAATAGAACAGGGCGTACAGGACTGCCGTAATCACCACCAGCCAGCGCAGGGCCTCGTTGTTGTAATAGTAGGCGTACATGTCGCCCGGGGTGATAAACCCGTAGCGCTTACCCATCATCCAGGCTCGCTTGGCGAAAAACGCGCCGGTTATCGGGATGGTCAGCACGTAGAAGGAAGCGAATGCGTAAGCGAGACCGTACTTCCAGATCAAACCCGGGTGGCCGATCGTGGTCCAACCGCTGAACGAGGCGGCCGAGGCGGCCAGCAGAAACGCGAGAAACGGGATCGCCCTGCCGCCGATCGTAAAATCCGATGACGTTTTTTCAGCCTTGTAACCCTTTAATCCCCAATAGAAACAGTAGATGATGTAAGTTCCCAACATCAGGTACACCCAGGTTACTCCACTCATCAAGCCTCCTGTCCGTCATCAGGGTATGAAAACTCCGAATTACTGTTCAGCAGCCGCCGGTGCGCGCTTGGTAACCGGCCTGCGCGGGTATGCGACAAAATTCTCATACTGAGAATTATAATTATTATTAAACTAAAACTAAACCATCTGCTTGATCCGCGCAACTTGCTTTTTCGGGCGTATCGCAGACGAAAAAAAGGCCGCCTGAATCGGCGGCCCCACATTTCACTCTCACTTTTATCCGTATTCCGCTCACAATAAAATCATGATTTCAGCCAGCGGTCGTACCAGTCGAAAGCCTTCTCCAGAGGACGGTCAATCCTTACTCCGCAGGGTTACGCGGATAATCTCCCCCGGCCGCCAGAGACGCATGCGCGGGCCCCAGGTACCAGCGCCCCGGCTGACAATAACAGTCATCCCGTCCACCTCATGCTGTCCGCCCAGAAACGGATACTCCTGCATCACCAGGTAGCCGAACGGCCAGACCTGCCCGCCGTGCGTGTGGCCGGCAAGCATCAGGTCCGCCCCCTGCGCAACCGCCGCGGCGAACCTGGCCGGCGCGTGGGATAGATAGACAGTCGCCCCGGGAGGACGGTCGGTCAGAGCCCGGGTTACCGGGTCGCCATCCTGTCCTCGGCGCCTGCGGGACCCGAGATAATCGACACCCGCCAGCACGAAACCCGGGCTGATCTCGATCCACTCGTTGCGCAGCACCCGGATACCGGCGTCGCTGTAGGAGGCGATACTCCGGGCGCTACTGCCGTAGAACTCGTGATTACCCAGCACGGCCCAGACGCCCAGCGGCGCCTCGAATCTGCGCAGGGCCGGCACCATCTCGCTCTGGGGCGTACCGTGACCCTCGAATATATCTCCCAGCATGATGATGAGGTCCGGCTGCATGGCGTTGATCTGGTCCACCCGGGCCTGGAGCCACCGCTTGCCGATCAGCGTGCCCAGGTGCATGTCCGACACACCGACCAGTACTGTCCCGTCCAGCCGCTCGGGCAGTTCCGCCAGCCGGACCTCATAGTCTCTTACGACCGGCGTGCGCATTGCCTGGAAAAACGCGAGAGCGGACATCAGCGCCCCGGCCAGCAGGGCTGCTCCGCGTAAAGCAGGCGCGTACTTTTTCAACAGGAAACCGAATCCGGTCACCAGATCGGCCGCCAGTACGCAGATCGACGTCAGGAACAGCACGGCGGTCCAGTTCATCGTGAACATCTCGAGAATCAAGGCCAGCGCGCCGGTGCTGTCGTGACGGTACATGCGACCGCAGTAGAAAATTATCCATAACAGGATACCTGTCCCGATCAGCAGCTTGCGGGAAATTATCCGCTCGATAAATGGAACCGTGGCGGCCCGCCAGAATACGTAGGCATGCATCAGGCTGACAGCGGTAGTCAGAACTGCTCCGAACATTCAATCCCCTTGCCGCGTTTTTCCACAAACCATATTGCAGCTTAACATGTCAGATCACCGAATTGTCCAAACTCGAATCCAATCTGAACGGAACTGCTCCGATTATTACTCAATAATGAGTAAAACCCGCGCACGGATAACTCAAGTGCCAGCATTCAAGCCGAAAGTTCGCGGGAAAGTTTCAGTTTGCCCACCGCCGTGTTCGACGCCGCCGGGGCGAGAGGGTTTTTCAGCTGCCGATAACCCCGGCGCGCGTCCGCGAGGCCCTGAAAGCCCAGTGACCGGTTGGATGAAATCTGATTTGGAGTGATAAAAAAAAGGCCTGCCGGTTTCGGCAGGCTTTTTTTCAAGATGACAGGCTAGTTTACCTTCTGCCAGTCGTGACTCTCCACATCGAAAACAAATTTCACTTTTACTTCGTCCGGAATGTAGCACTTCTTGTCATCGCAGGCCTGATAGCCGAACGTACCCTCGATTACGAGGTTTTCGATTGACGGAGCGTTATCCTGATCGCTGACACGCAGGTTTTTCTGGGTGCCGATCACGACTTCCTGCATGAAGCGGAATGAGCCGGAATAGGACGCCAACTCCTCGTCCAGCGCCTCCATTCTGATAATCTCCGCCTCGGGAAAGCGTGTTTCGAGACCCTTGTAGTACCGGGACTCTTTCAACTGCCAGGAAACCGGGATATATCCGCCTTCCACCTCCGGCGCATAGACATGCATCCTGTCTTTGAGGTGCACGTCGAAAATCAGCGTGATATGGTTGCCGGCACGGACCTCTGTCTGGCTGGCCCGGTATTCCAGGGTGAACGCGTTGGTTTCGAGCCTGCCCACCGGGATGTCGGGAGACCAGCCGAACTGCTGTATCAGCACTGATTCCTGGGTCACCCGCTCCCAGTAATTCTCCAGGAAAATCTTCTGTTGAACGACCTGGTCCGGACCGACAAGATACTGGCCTGGATGGGCGATCCCGTAGTTGCGATGATCTTTCGGAATGGTCTGGTTGATAATCCCGAACGCGTCGATCACTTCGTAGCCCGGATCGGCCAGCAGCGGAACCGCGATATTCTTCCGCGTGGCGAACTTGTTCAGTATCTCCGGTGTGTCCCGGCTGATCGCGCAGATTCCGAGACCCCGTTTCCGATATTCATCTTTAAGGTTTTCGAGCTCCACGAGCTGCGTTTTGCAGTAGCCTCACCAGTCCGCCGAACGGTAGAACAGGATCAGCAGACCGTTCGGCCCCGCCAGTGAACCAAAATCCTGTATCCTGCCGTTCTGGTCGGGCAGGCTGAATG is a genomic window containing:
- a CDS encoding sodium:solute symporter family protein, with amino-acid sequence MSGVTWVYLMLGTYIIYCFYWGLKGYKAEKTSSDFTIGGRAIPFLAFLLAASAASFSGWTTIGHPGLIWKYGLAYAFASFYVLTIPITGAFFAKRAWMMGKRYGFITPGDMYAYYYNNEALRWLVVITAVLYALFYSAIQLMAAGALFHWVTGFPESYGAIFLAFVVWFYVVTGGLRASTWVGVVQFILLVGGIVILGVYVLAYFGGWTEFAAEICKLERKYLEVPSIMDFTVGETNWTALMILTYMFSLMGIQASPAFTMWQFANKDPRPFAWQQVFMSTFVVGCALFFFTAFQGLGAILLQNSGHPDFVGLATDKDVVPLLMKNFLPPVMLGLVFIGAIASMHSTAAPYIGTGGSILLRDFWWRYVRKQQGSHSEQIWMNRLFTTLLTVAALAIGMTSTAAIVMLGGLATAFGFVMYVPLMGSLWGFRWPAIGTTLGVLAGMIAVFLTYGVFKYPLTIHSAAWGTGIGLLVAYLCRGVGIRDDRETKERQREVRKWLDNLDRPSPTGRKWRKAMKVVVPLWFMFAIGPACIVGNDAFSFAGFPALWSWQITWFVLGIVMMWALCFKAEMATVTDGQIERATSEQMTVVKEI
- a CDS encoding metallophosphoesterase; this translates as MFGAVLTTAVSLMHAYVFWRAATVPFIERIISRKLLIGTGILLWIIFYCGRMYRHDSTGALALILEMFTMNWTAVLFLTSICVLAADLVTGFGFLLKKYAPALRGAALLAGALMSALAFFQAMRTPVVRDYEVRLAELPERLDGTVLVGVSDMHLGTLIGKRWLQARVDQINAMQPDLIIMLGDIFEGHGTPQSEMVPALRRFEAPLGVWAVLGNHEFYGSSARSIASYSDAGIRVLRNEWIEISPGFVLAGVDYLGSRRRRGQDGDPVTRALTDRPPGATVYLSHAPARFAAAVAQGADLMLAGHTHGGQVWPFGYLVMQEYPFLGGQHEVDGMTVIVSRGAGTWGPRMRLWRPGEIIRVTLRSKD
- a CDS encoding peroxiredoxin family protein translates to MELENLKDEYRKRGLGICAISRDTPEILNKFATRKNIAVPLLADPGYEVIDAFGIINQTIPKDHRNYGIAHPGQYLVGPDQVVQQKIFLENYWERVTQESVLIQQFGWSPDIPVGRLETNAFTLEYRASQTEVRAGNHITLIFDVHLKDRMHVYAPEVEGGYIPVSWQLKESRYYKGLETRFPEAEIIRMEALDEELASYSGSFRFMQEVVIGTQKNLRVSDQDNAPSIENLVIEGTFGYQACDDKKCYIPDEVKVKFVFDVESHDWQKVN